ACCTCGCCTTGAAGCGGAAGCCGGCGTTCTTTCTGAATTGTCATCCGCTCGGTAACCTTCAGACCCGGGGTATAGGCGTGCGCCATTAATTAATCTCACTTTCAAAATGTAGTCTGTTTCTATGAGTCCTATAAATATGATGTCTATACCGACTCGGTATGGTTAACCTCGTCAGTGAATACAACAATATATTATACCATTTTCGTTATACTTATGGTAAGATACAATCAGAATTTAAGCGAGGTGGAGCAACAATGTCGAATCAAGGTGTAACCTATAAAACTGACAAAATTATGCCGACATGGGAACAACTCGCCGAAATGGGGCGCGATCTCCAATTTTATCCAAGCGTCACCGAACATCCAAAGGTGTTAACCCAGAATGTCAAAGGGATCCCGATTTTCGATGAAGACGAAATCGGTGAACACCGTCAATACTTTGATACCCTGTTAGCAAGCGTCATGGCAGAAGGCGGAAGCAGTTACTCGATTATCTCCGCACACATGAAATACGGAAAGGTCTATGACCTTCTCACGCACCCAAAGATCGTCGCCTGTGTGAAAGACTTGATCGGCGAGGATGTTATCGGTTGGGGCGCGCACTACTTCTGCAAAATGCCGCACGATCCGAAAACTGTCGGTTGGCATCAAGATGCCGGTTACTGGCCCCTCTCCCCTTCCAAGACTGTTACCGTCTGGCTCGCGATCGACGATGCCGCCGTTGAGAACGGCGCAATGCGATTCATCTCAGGTTCACATCACCTTGGA
The genomic region above belongs to Candidatus Poribacteria bacterium and contains:
- a CDS encoding phytanoyl-CoA dioxygenase family protein, with protein sequence MSNQGVTYKTDKIMPTWEQLAEMGRDLQFYPSVTEHPKVLTQNVKGIPIFDEDEIGEHRQYFDTLLASVMAEGGSSYSIISAHMKYGKVYDLLTHPKIVACVKDLIGEDVIGWGAHYFCKMPHDPKTVGWHQDAGYWPLSPSKTVTVWLAIDDAAVENGAMRFISGSHHLG